A genome region from Clostridium sp. JN-9 includes the following:
- a CDS encoding acylneuraminate cytidylyltransferase family protein, translating into MINNKKMLAIIPARGGSKGIPRKNIKSLNGKPLLYYTIEEALKSRYIDKVIVSTEDKEIADLSRAYGNDIPLMRPKELAMDSTPGIGPILYSVKWHQDQGDNYDYIICLQCTSPFRQAHQIDEAIEKLINEDADSIVSVCESEVSPFWMKTIEKGFMKDFLKGSPFYARRQDTPVIYRLNGAIYIAKTEILVKNKNWYTDKTLAYVMDRKSAIDIDDLTDFKFAEFLMKEKNNDK; encoded by the coding sequence ATGATAAACAATAAAAAAATGCTTGCTATAATACCAGCAAGAGGCGGTTCCAAGGGTATTCCAAGAAAAAATATAAAAAGCTTAAATGGGAAGCCATTATTGTACTATACTATAGAGGAAGCTTTAAAAAGCAGATATATTGACAAAGTAATAGTATCAACTGAAGATAAAGAAATCGCTGATTTAAGTAGAGCATATGGTAATGATATACCTCTTATGCGTCCAAAGGAATTAGCAATGGATAGTACCCCTGGAATAGGTCCTATACTTTATTCAGTTAAATGGCATCAGGATCAAGGTGATAATTATGATTATATAATTTGCCTTCAGTGTACATCTCCATTTAGACAGGCTCATCAAATAGATGAAGCTATTGAAAAATTGATTAATGAAGATGCAGATTCAATTGTTAGTGTGTGCGAAAGTGAGGTAAGTCCTTTTTGGATGAAAACAATAGAAAAAGGATTTATGAAGGACTTCTTAAAAGGTTCTCCATTTTACGCCAGGAGACAGGATACTCCAGTAATTTACAGACTTAACGGAGCTATATATATTGCAAAAACAGAGATTTTAGTGAAAAATAAAAACTGGTATACTGATAAAACATTAGCTTATGTAATGGATAGAAAATCAGCTATTGATATTGATGACTTAACGGATTTTAAGTTTGCGGAGTTTCTTATGAAGGAGAAAAATAATGATAAATAG
- the neuC gene encoding UDP-N-acetylglucosamine 2-epimerase, with protein MRKIAVVTGTRSEYGLLYWTMKEIQNDKDLQLQLVVTGNHLVKEYGYTVEQIKKDGFLIDEEIDMIINSEKKSSIAKSMGIELIQMAQCFDRLKPDILLILGDRYETFIAAVCAMMMNIPIAHMNGGESTEGAVDEQIRHAITKMAHIHFSGAEYYKERIIKMGEEPWRVYNVGQAGIENIKRLKLLEKPQLEKEIDISFDKPVFLITFHPVTLDFDNVDNQIDNLLAAIKEFDAKYIFTYPNADFGSRIIIDKINDFVKQNKNSYIFYSLGQKRYLSLLKYASVMIGNSSSGIIESPIFKIPVVNIGDRQKGRLRNKNIIDVEYNKEEITDAVNKALYDKNFKESLNSIKNVYGDGNVSKRIANVLKSINIDKKLLRKKLTY; from the coding sequence TTGAGAAAAATTGCAGTTGTTACTGGGACCAGATCTGAATATGGACTTTTGTACTGGACAATGAAGGAAATACAAAATGATAAAGATTTGCAGCTTCAGCTTGTGGTAACGGGAAACCATTTAGTAAAAGAATATGGTTATACAGTAGAGCAAATAAAAAAGGATGGATTCTTAATTGATGAAGAAATAGATATGATTATAAATTCAGAGAAAAAAAGTTCTATTGCAAAATCTATGGGAATCGAATTAATTCAAATGGCTCAGTGCTTTGACAGACTAAAGCCTGATATTTTACTTATACTGGGTGATAGATATGAAACATTTATTGCTGCAGTCTGTGCTATGATGATGAATATACCTATTGCCCATATGAATGGCGGGGAATCAACAGAAGGTGCTGTAGATGAGCAAATAAGACATGCTATTACCAAGATGGCACATATACACTTTTCGGGAGCAGAGTATTATAAAGAAAGAATAATAAAAATGGGGGAGGAACCATGGAGAGTTTATAATGTTGGTCAGGCAGGAATTGAGAATATAAAAAGATTAAAACTTTTAGAAAAACCCCAATTGGAAAAGGAAATAGACATTTCTTTTGATAAGCCGGTATTTTTAATAACATTTCATCCAGTTACTTTAGACTTTGATAATGTAGATAATCAAATTGACAATTTGCTTGCAGCAATAAAAGAGTTTGATGCAAAGTATATATTTACATATCCTAATGCTGATTTTGGGAGCAGGATTATTATTGATAAAATTAATGATTTTGTAAAGCAGAATAAAAATTCATATATATTTTACAGCCTTGGTCAGAAGAGATACTTAAGCTTATTAAAATATGCAAGTGTAATGATAGGAAACTCATCAAGCGGAATAATTGAGTCACCTATTTTTAAGATTCCAGTGGTTAATATAGGTGACAGGCAAAAAGGAAGATTAAGAAATAAAAATATTATAGATGTAGAATATAATAAAGAGGAAATAACAGATGCTGTCAACAAGGCATTATATGATAAAAATTTTAAGGAAAGCTTAAACAGTATAAAAAATGTATATGGCGATGGAAATGTAAGCAAGCGTATAGCAAATGTATTAAAATCCATTAATATAGATAAAAAACTATTAAGAAAGAAACTTACATATTAA
- the neuB gene encoding N-acetylneuraminate synthase, with amino-acid sequence MINSNHIFIIAEAGVNHNGDIYTAKKLIDAALEAGADAIKFQSFKAESLVTKDAPKAQYQKKNTGSGSQYEMLKKLELSFDDHIILKKYCEEKRIMFISTPFDFRSVDLLEKLEIPIYKISSGDLTNIPFLKYIAKLNKPMIVSTGMANLGEVEMAVEAIRNIGNNEITLLHCTSNYPANYDDVNLNAMITMKNDFKLPVGYSDHTLGIEVPIAAAAMGASIIEKHFTLDKNMEGPDHKASLNPPEFKKMVSSIRNIEKALGDGIKKCNKSEEDAKRIARKSIVAGRNIAKGEVLSYENVSFKRPGTGVSPKFADKIIGKKAVCDIGIDELICLDKVK; translated from the coding sequence ATGATAAATAGTAATCATATATTTATAATTGCAGAGGCTGGAGTTAATCATAATGGTGATATATACACAGCAAAGAAGCTTATAGATGCTGCATTAGAAGCAGGAGCTGATGCAATAAAGTTTCAGAGTTTTAAAGCTGAAAGCCTCGTTACAAAGGATGCTCCAAAAGCACAATATCAAAAGAAAAACACAGGCAGTGGGAGCCAGTATGAAATGCTGAAAAAATTGGAATTATCATTTGATGATCATATTATTCTTAAAAAGTATTGTGAAGAAAAGAGAATAATGTTTATAAGCACTCCCTTTGATTTTAGGAGTGTGGATTTACTTGAGAAACTTGAAATTCCAATTTATAAAATTAGTTCAGGTGACTTGACTAATATACCCTTTTTAAAATATATAGCCAAGTTAAATAAACCTATGATAGTATCTACAGGCATGGCAAACCTGGGAGAGGTAGAAATGGCTGTGGAAGCAATAAGAAATATAGGGAATAATGAAATTACTTTACTTCATTGTACATCTAATTACCCCGCTAATTATGATGATGTAAATTTAAATGCCATGATTACTATGAAAAATGACTTTAAATTACCAGTGGGTTATTCAGATCATACATTAGGAATAGAAGTACCTATTGCAGCTGCAGCTATGGGAGCATCAATAATAGAAAAACATTTTACTTTAGACAAAAATATGGAAGGACCAGACCATAAAGCATCATTAAATCCACCTGAGTTTAAAAAAATGGTAAGCAGCATTAGAAACATTGAGAAGGCACTTGGAGATGGAATAAAAAAATGTAATAAAAGTGAAGAAGATGCAAAGAGAATTGCGAGAAAAAGCATTGTAGCAGGCAGAAATATTGCTAAGGGGGAAGTGCTTTCTTATGAAAATGTTTCTTTTAAAAGGCCGGGAACTGGAGTAAGTCCAAAATTTGCAGATAAAATTATAGGTAAGAAAGCTGTCTGTGACATTGGTATTGATGAATTAATATGTCTTGACAAAGTAAAGTAG